A region from the Medicago truncatula cultivar Jemalong A17 chromosome 6, MtrunA17r5.0-ANR, whole genome shotgun sequence genome encodes:
- the LOC25496280 gene encoding multiple organellar RNA editing factor 5, chloroplastic/mitochondrial has protein sequence MARIVSSSFTRLSTQFTTRLFSTTAALSKPSSLTLLRFVPMSQTIRQSLNTAARFGGIHSRAYYSSSLSDGGLDYKHWVIAMDNPGGKDSSWQEKIDCYIQTLGHVLGSVVEAKKKIYSVYCFKKEFGFGCEIDEQTKNNLGVMPGVMFILPDVYMDIQKKYYGGELLVNGEVV, from the exons ATGGCAAGAATCGTTTCATCTTCCTTTACACGCCTCTCCACCCAATTCACAACGCGCCTCTTCTCAACCACCGCCGCACTCTCCAAACCTTCATCCCTCACTCTGCTTCGTTTCGTCCCTATGTCCCAAACCATCCGCCAATCACTCAATACGGCTGCTCGTTTCGGCGGAATTCACAGCCGTGCCTATTACTCGTCGAGCTTGTCAGATGGCGGCCTCGATTACAAACACTGGGTCATCGCTATGGATAATCCTGGTGGTAAAGATTCTTCTTGGCAGGAGAAGATTGATTGTTACATACAAACCCTAGGACACGTTCTTGGAAG TGTGGTGGAAGCTAAGAAGAAGATTTACAGTGTGTATTGTTTCAAGAAAGAGTTTGGATTTGGCTGCGAGATTGACGAGCAAACCAAGAATAACCTCGGAG TGATGCCTGGAGTTATGTTTATACTTCCTGATGTATACATGGATATTCAGAAGAAATACTATGGTG GTGAATTACTTGTGAATGGAGAGGTTGTCTAG
- the LOC120580831 gene encoding ATP synthase protein MI25 codes for MRLSSTNMQARKMLFAAIPSICALSSNKISIYNEEMIVARCFIGFIIFSRKSLGNTFKVTLDGRIQAIQEESQQFPNPNEVVPPESNEQQRLLRISLRICGTVVESLPMARCAPKCEKTVQALLCRNLNVKSATLPNATSSRRIRLQDYDLGTKFHLLVRRRFIPQCISKAEKIELIRESLVVLRMVRVGGSLKNK; via the coding sequence ATGAGATTGAGTTCCACGAATATGCAAGCTAGAAAGATGCTATTTGCTGCTATTCCATCTATTTGTGCATTAAGTTCGAATAAGATATCAATCTATAATGAAGAAATGATAGTAGCTCGTTGTTTTATAGGCTTCATCATATTCAGTCGGAAGAGTTTAGGTAATACTTTCAAAGTCACTCTCGACGGGAGAATCCAGGCTATTCAGGAAGAATCGCAGCAATTCCCCAATCCTAACGAAGTAGTTCCTCCGGAATCTAATGAACAACAACGATTACTTAGGATCAGTTTGCGAATTTGTGGCACCGTAGTAGAATCATTACCAATGGCACGCTGTGCGCCTAAGTGCGAAAAGACAGTGCAAGCTTTGTTATGCCGAAACCTAAATGTTAAGTCAGCAACACTTCCAAATGCCACTTCTTCCCGTCGCATCCGTCTTCAGGACTACGATCTAGGCACAAAGTTTCACTTATTAGTTAGGAGGAGATTTATCCCCCAGTGTATCTCGAAAGCAGAAAAAATAGAACTCATTCGAGAGAGCTTGGTGGTCTTAAGAATGGTTCGGGTGGGGGGTTCTCTTAAGAATAAATAA
- the LOC25496281 gene encoding heat stress transcription factor A-5, producing MNSAPQSSLVAAAGRSGGDMAPFIQKTYDMVDDPTTDEIVSWSSDNKSFIVWNPPEFSRILLPSYFKHNNFSSFIRQLNTYGFRKADPDRWEFANEKFTKDQKHLLKDIHRRKPIHSHSHPPASAIDPERAALEQEIEMLSLEKNALQSKLLSYDYLETEKLQLEDFQRRLDGMEQRQANLQTFFDKALQDSFIVELLSRKIESMDLAADNKKRRLSQVDRIQPVVEGIFLDNPCSFRLEFGNVFYQDISNKLRLELSLADLDMNFISGSTQGSNEDEESLQKNISESKGAGDNVQVEAAARHGANDVFWEQFLTERPCCSDNEEAIST from the exons ATGAATTCTGCACCACAATCATCACTAGTCGCTGCTGCCGGCAGAAGCGGAGGAGATATGGCACCGTTTATTCAGAAGACGTATGACATGGTGGATGATCCCACCACAGATGAGATCGTTTCTTGGAGCTCTGATAACAAAAGCTTCATCGTTTGGAACCCTCCTGAATTCTCTCGCATTCTTCTCCCAAGCTATTTCAAACACAACAATTTCTCCAGCTTCATTCGTCAGCTCAATACATAT GGATTTCGAAAAGCAGATCCTGATCGTTGGGAGTTTGCCAATGAAAAATTTACAAAAGATCAAAAACATCTTCTGAAGGATATACACCGCAGGAAACCTATCCACAGTCATAGTCATCCTCCGGCTTCTGCTATAGATCCAGAAAGGGCAGCATTGGAGCAAGAAATAGAGATGCTGTCTCTCGAGAAAAATGCCCTTCAATCCAAACTCTTAAGTTACGATTATCTTGAGACGGAAAAGCTTCAGCTGGAAGATTTTCAGCGGCGATTGGATGGCATGGAGCAGAGGCAGGCAAATTTGCAGACTTTCTTTGACAAGGCTCTTCAGGATTCTTTTATTGTGGAACTTCTTTCCCGCAAAATCGAATCCATGGATTTGGCAGCTGATAATAAGAAAAGGCGATTGTCTCAGGTTGATCGCATACAGCCTGTTGTCGAAGGTATTTTTCTTGACAATCCTTGCAGTTTCAGACTGGAATTTGGTAATGTTTTCTATCAAGATATCTCAAATAAACTAAGATTAGAATTATCACTAGCTGACTTAGATATGAACTTTATATCAGGTAGCACACAGGGTTCAAATGAAGATGAGGAAAgcttgcaaaaaaatatttctgaATCCAAAGGAGCTGGTGATAATGTCCAAGTCGAAGCAGCTGCTCGGCATGGAGCGAATGATGTTTTTTGGGAACAATTCCTCACTGAAAGACCATGCTGTTCAGACAATGAAGAGGCAATATCAAcctaa